From a single Silene latifolia isolate original U9 population chromosome 6, ASM4854445v1, whole genome shotgun sequence genomic region:
- the LOC141586995 gene encoding lethal(2) giant larvae protein homolog SRO77-like isoform X1 encodes MFAKKLLNKATHHHHHQHHQREDQHGNLRQDDFDIQILSHLGIPITGSILDVDPLQQLLAIGTLDGRIKVLGGDSIEGLLISPKQLPYKNLKFLQNKGYLVGIVNDNDIQVWNLESRSLSCSLQWESNITAFSVISGSLFMILGDEFGEVSILKYAPEGGKLVQMPYRISPHIITEKTGIIIPTDQPVAGVLPQPSYFGDRILIAYQYGLIILWDVITAEVVVFKGDKDLLIKGHLSDSSRKLDVDPLNNALEDMYEKEISALCWASSIGSILAVGYIDGDILLWDLRAPFKCNKTGDSFNDVVKLQLSSAEKRLPVIILHWSEVNVSQNSSSGQLFVYGGCEIGSEEAITVVSMKWSPGMETLKSVSRVDLAVHSAFADMVFLSSLGTPAKGQYDGLFVLTRPGELQFYDMKFLSSLASQHERKSHASGVKFHVAIPTTDPQMTATKLSSHAYDGNVSAWLLEITSFGSTLSPGKCTKWPLTGGTWNEGSSADEKPEKRIYIAGYKDGTVRVWDVTKSTFSLVSYLEGQVPGIENVGSNISVTSLDFCESTMNLAVGSECGAVRVYSLTSGGGTKLHWVKHSEQKVYDMPSSKGPHCKAVFSLVNARVQSLQFSLSGIKLAVGFESSHVAVLDMRSLSVLFFTDSVASSTSPIISAILKTFSDVYEFSEGSKHMGSKHTEQPSGELVFTVTQDSKVNVLDSRTGSTITTRPLHLKKEHKAISIYVLEESEFSSKSPNTSESRGTEHFYNGEKLMDSLLLLCCEDVLRLYQMRSVIQGDDKPVCKVNLAKSCCWTSILRKDDKIGLILVYLSGTVEIRLLPSLELLLESSINSALRWNFRSNMENLTSSTDQGLISLVNGGEVVFFSLSTGENETIFRESLPLLHDKVMSTAADAAISYSIKHKKQVAASGILGGIVKGLKKESKNTNDPPSLTNFLQLERIFSHPVVTDSSLTTLEYKEEEEVEELDIDDIEIDEPILPAATSSNQAKGKATGKLKDSLFEGKHMDMKPKTRTPEEIMAAYRGAEYASAAAERAKNKLLERQEKLERIGQRTEDLRNEAEDFASMAHELAKTMESRKRWWKI; translated from the exons TTCCTGCAAAACAAAGGTTATTTGGTTGGAATCGTGAATGATAATGATATTCAG GTCTGGAATTTGGAGAGCAGATCTCTGTCGTGTAGTCTGCAGTGGGAGTCCAATATAACTGCTTTTTCTGTAATTTCTGGGTCCCTGTTCAT GATATTAGGAGATGAGTTTGGAGAAGTCTCAATTTTGAAGTATGCTCCTGAAGGTGGAAAACTTGTACAGATGCCATATCGTATTTCTCCTCATATAATTACTG AGAAGACTGGCATCATTATTCCTACTGACCAACCTGTTGCTGGGGTTCTTCCTCAACCTTCTTATTTTGGTGACAG AATATTGATTGCATACCAATATGGGTTAATCATTCTGTGGGACGTTATTACAGCTGAGGTTGTAGTCTTTAAAGGCGACAAGGATTTACTTATTAAGGGTCACTTGTCTGATTCGTCTCGTAAATTAGATGTTGATCCACTCAACAACGCACTTGAAGATATGTATGAAAAAGAAATAAGCGCTCTTTGCTGGGCATCTTCGATAGGATCAATCCTTGCTGTTGGATATATAGATGGAGATATATTACTTTGGGATTTACGAGCTCCATTTAAGTGTAATAAAACTGGTGATTCATTCAATGATGTTGTAAAGCTTCAGTTATCTTCAGCTGAAAAGAGGCTTCCTGTCATTATTCTGCACTGGTCTGAGGTTAACGTATCTCAGAACAGCTCCAGTGGCCAACTTTTTGTTTATGGTGGCTGCGAAATTGGATCTGAAGAAGCTATAACG GTTGTGAGCATGAAGTGGTCTCCTGGCATGGAAACTTTAAAAAGTGTTAGCCGTGTGGACCTTGCCGTGCATAGTGCTTTTGCAGACATGGTTTTCTTATCTTCTCTTGGGACGCCTGCAAAGGGTCAATATGATGGCCTTTTTGTATTGACAAGACCTGGCGAGTTGCAGTTTTATGATATGAAGTTTTTGTCTTCTTTAGCTTCTCAGCATGAGAGAAAATCACATGCATCAGGTGTTAAATTTCATGTGGCAATCCCCACTACTGATCCACAAATGACAGCTACCAAACTCAGCTCACATGCATATGATGGAAATGTGTCAGCGTGGTTGTTGGAG ATAACTTCATTTGGTTCAACACTGAGCCCAGGTAAATGCACAAAGTGGCCATTAACAGGGGGTACATGGAATGAAGGTTCATCTGCTGATGAAAAGCCAGAGAAAAGAATATACATAGCTGGGTACAAAGATGGAACTGTCCGAGTTTGGGATGTAACTAAATCAACATTTTCACTGGTGTCCTATTTAGAAGGTCAG GTGCCTGGCATTGAAAATGTGGGTTCAAATATCTCCGTGACATCATTAGACTTTTGTGAGTCAACAATGAATTTGGCTGTTGGATCCGAGTGTGGTGCG GTTCGTGTTTACAGCCTGACTAGTGGGGGTGGAACAAAGCTTCACTGGGTGAAACATTCTGAACAGAAAG TTTATGATATGCCATCAAGTAAGGGACCTCACTGCAAAGCTGTATTCTCGCTGGTGAATGCTCGTGTGCAGTCACTTCAGTTTTCTCTGTCTGGAATCAAACTTGCTGTGGGGTTTGAAAGCAGTCAT GTAGCAGTTCTTGACATGCGGTCTCTATCAGTTCTGTTTTTTACAGACTCAGTAGCCAGCTCTACATCTCCAATCATTTCAGCAATTCTAAAGACGTTTTCAGATGTGTATGAGTTCAGCGAAGGATCCAAGCATATGGGATCCAAACATACAGAGCAGCCTAGTGGAGAATTAGTATTCACTGTCACCCAAGATTCAAAAGTGAATGTCCTGGATTCTAGGACTGGTAGCACTATCACCACACGTCCTTTGCATTTGAAGAAAGAGCATAAAGCGATTAGCATATATGTCTTAG AGGAAAGTGAGTTCTCGTCTAAATCTCCAAATACAAGTGAATCAAGAGGCACTGAGCACTTCTACAATGGAGAAAAGTTAATGGATTCACTGCTTTTGCTATGTTGTGAGGACGTGCTTCGTTTATACCAAATGAGATCAGTGATTCAG GGTGACGATAAACCTGTTTGCAAGGTGAACCTCGCAAAATCTTGTTGCTGGACTTCCATCCTCAGAAAAGATGACAAAATTGGGCTTATCTTGGTCTACCTGTCTGGAACTGTTGAAATAAG ATTGCTTCCAAGCCTAGAGCTGCTGCTAGAAAGCTCCATAAATTCAGCTCTAAGGTGGAATTTTAGATCAAACATGGAGAATTTGACAAGTTCTACAGATCAAGGGCTTATCAGTCTG GTGAATGGGGGCGAGGTAGTTTTCTTTTCATTGTCTACTGGTGAAAATGAAACAAT attTAGGGAATCGTTACCTTTGCTTCATGACAAAGTCATGTCTACTGCTGCTGATGCTGCTATTTCCTACTCTATCAAACATAAGAAACAG GTTGCTGCATCAGGTATTCTGGGTGGTATCGTTAAGGGATTAAAAAAGGAATCAAAAAATACAAATGATCCTCCTTCTCTTACAAACTTTCTCCAACTAGAGAGGATATTTTCTCATCCAGTAGTTACCGACTCATCTTTAACCACCTTAGAAtataaggaagaagaagaagtcgaGGAGCTTGATATAG ATGATATCGAAATTGATGAGCCCATATTGCCAGCTGCAACTTCTTCCAATCAGG CAAAGGGGAAAGCGACTGGGAAACTCAAAGACAGTCTGTTTGAAGGCAAGCATATGGATATGAAACCCAAAACCAGAACCCCAGAAGAGATTATGGCAGCATATAGGGGAGCTGAG TATGCGTCTGCTGCTGCTGAACGTGCAAAAAACAAACTTCTGGAACGGCAAGAGAAACTTGAG AGAATCGGCCAAAGAACAGAAGATCTCCGAAATGAAGCAGAAGATTTTGCATCAATGGCTCATGAACTTGCGAAAACAATGGAATCACGTAAGAGGTGGTGGAAGATTTGA
- the LOC141586995 gene encoding lethal(2) giant larvae protein homolog SRO77-like isoform X2 translates to MFAKKLLNKATHHQYHQREDQHGNLRQDDFDIQILSHLGIPITGSILDVDPLQQLLAIGTLDGRIKVLGGDSIEGLLISPKQLPYKNLKFLQNKGYLVGIVNDNDIQVWNLESRSLSCSLQWESNITAFSVISGSLFMILGDEFGEVSILKYAPEGGKLVQMPYRISPHIITEKTGIIIPTDQPVAGVLPQPSYFGDRILIAYQYGLIILWDVITAEVVVFKGDKDLLIKGHLSDSSRKLDVDPLNNALEDMYEKEISALCWASSIGSILAVGYIDGDILLWDLRAPFKCNKTGDSFNDVVKLQLSSAEKRLPVIILHWSEVNVSQNSSSGQLFVYGGCEIGSEEAITVVSMKWSPGMETLKSVSRVDLAVHSAFADMVFLSSLGTPAKGQYDGLFVLTRPGELQFYDMKFLSSLASQHERKSHASGVKFHVAIPTTDPQMTATKLSSHAYDGNVSAWLLEITSFGSTLSPGKCTKWPLTGGTWNEGSSADEKPEKRIYIAGYKDGTVRVWDVTKSTFSLVSYLEGQVPGIENVGSNISVTSLDFCESTMNLAVGSECGAVRVYSLTSGGGTKLHWVKHSEQKVYDMPSSKGPHCKAVFSLVNARVQSLQFSLSGIKLAVGFESSHVAVLDMRSLSVLFFTDSVASSTSPIISAILKTFSDVYEFSEGSKHMGSKHTEQPSGELVFTVTQDSKVNVLDSRTGSTITTRPLHLKKEHKAISIYVLEESEFSSKSPNTSESRGTEHFYNGEKLMDSLLLLCCEDVLRLYQMRSVIQGDDKPVCKVNLAKSCCWTSILRKDDKIGLILVYLSGTVEIRLLPSLELLLESSINSALRWNFRSNMENLTSSTDQGLISLVNGGEVVFFSLSTGENETIFRESLPLLHDKVMSTAADAAISYSIKHKKQVAASGILGGIVKGLKKESKNTNDPPSLTNFLQLERIFSHPVVTDSSLTTLEYKEEEEVEELDIDDIEIDEPILPAATSSNQAKGKATGKLKDSLFEGKHMDMKPKTRTPEEIMAAYRGAEYASAAAERAKNKLLERQEKLERIGQRTEDLRNEAEDFASMAHELAKTMESRKRWWKI, encoded by the exons TTCCTGCAAAACAAAGGTTATTTGGTTGGAATCGTGAATGATAATGATATTCAG GTCTGGAATTTGGAGAGCAGATCTCTGTCGTGTAGTCTGCAGTGGGAGTCCAATATAACTGCTTTTTCTGTAATTTCTGGGTCCCTGTTCAT GATATTAGGAGATGAGTTTGGAGAAGTCTCAATTTTGAAGTATGCTCCTGAAGGTGGAAAACTTGTACAGATGCCATATCGTATTTCTCCTCATATAATTACTG AGAAGACTGGCATCATTATTCCTACTGACCAACCTGTTGCTGGGGTTCTTCCTCAACCTTCTTATTTTGGTGACAG AATATTGATTGCATACCAATATGGGTTAATCATTCTGTGGGACGTTATTACAGCTGAGGTTGTAGTCTTTAAAGGCGACAAGGATTTACTTATTAAGGGTCACTTGTCTGATTCGTCTCGTAAATTAGATGTTGATCCACTCAACAACGCACTTGAAGATATGTATGAAAAAGAAATAAGCGCTCTTTGCTGGGCATCTTCGATAGGATCAATCCTTGCTGTTGGATATATAGATGGAGATATATTACTTTGGGATTTACGAGCTCCATTTAAGTGTAATAAAACTGGTGATTCATTCAATGATGTTGTAAAGCTTCAGTTATCTTCAGCTGAAAAGAGGCTTCCTGTCATTATTCTGCACTGGTCTGAGGTTAACGTATCTCAGAACAGCTCCAGTGGCCAACTTTTTGTTTATGGTGGCTGCGAAATTGGATCTGAAGAAGCTATAACG GTTGTGAGCATGAAGTGGTCTCCTGGCATGGAAACTTTAAAAAGTGTTAGCCGTGTGGACCTTGCCGTGCATAGTGCTTTTGCAGACATGGTTTTCTTATCTTCTCTTGGGACGCCTGCAAAGGGTCAATATGATGGCCTTTTTGTATTGACAAGACCTGGCGAGTTGCAGTTTTATGATATGAAGTTTTTGTCTTCTTTAGCTTCTCAGCATGAGAGAAAATCACATGCATCAGGTGTTAAATTTCATGTGGCAATCCCCACTACTGATCCACAAATGACAGCTACCAAACTCAGCTCACATGCATATGATGGAAATGTGTCAGCGTGGTTGTTGGAG ATAACTTCATTTGGTTCAACACTGAGCCCAGGTAAATGCACAAAGTGGCCATTAACAGGGGGTACATGGAATGAAGGTTCATCTGCTGATGAAAAGCCAGAGAAAAGAATATACATAGCTGGGTACAAAGATGGAACTGTCCGAGTTTGGGATGTAACTAAATCAACATTTTCACTGGTGTCCTATTTAGAAGGTCAG GTGCCTGGCATTGAAAATGTGGGTTCAAATATCTCCGTGACATCATTAGACTTTTGTGAGTCAACAATGAATTTGGCTGTTGGATCCGAGTGTGGTGCG GTTCGTGTTTACAGCCTGACTAGTGGGGGTGGAACAAAGCTTCACTGGGTGAAACATTCTGAACAGAAAG TTTATGATATGCCATCAAGTAAGGGACCTCACTGCAAAGCTGTATTCTCGCTGGTGAATGCTCGTGTGCAGTCACTTCAGTTTTCTCTGTCTGGAATCAAACTTGCTGTGGGGTTTGAAAGCAGTCAT GTAGCAGTTCTTGACATGCGGTCTCTATCAGTTCTGTTTTTTACAGACTCAGTAGCCAGCTCTACATCTCCAATCATTTCAGCAATTCTAAAGACGTTTTCAGATGTGTATGAGTTCAGCGAAGGATCCAAGCATATGGGATCCAAACATACAGAGCAGCCTAGTGGAGAATTAGTATTCACTGTCACCCAAGATTCAAAAGTGAATGTCCTGGATTCTAGGACTGGTAGCACTATCACCACACGTCCTTTGCATTTGAAGAAAGAGCATAAAGCGATTAGCATATATGTCTTAG AGGAAAGTGAGTTCTCGTCTAAATCTCCAAATACAAGTGAATCAAGAGGCACTGAGCACTTCTACAATGGAGAAAAGTTAATGGATTCACTGCTTTTGCTATGTTGTGAGGACGTGCTTCGTTTATACCAAATGAGATCAGTGATTCAG GGTGACGATAAACCTGTTTGCAAGGTGAACCTCGCAAAATCTTGTTGCTGGACTTCCATCCTCAGAAAAGATGACAAAATTGGGCTTATCTTGGTCTACCTGTCTGGAACTGTTGAAATAAG ATTGCTTCCAAGCCTAGAGCTGCTGCTAGAAAGCTCCATAAATTCAGCTCTAAGGTGGAATTTTAGATCAAACATGGAGAATTTGACAAGTTCTACAGATCAAGGGCTTATCAGTCTG GTGAATGGGGGCGAGGTAGTTTTCTTTTCATTGTCTACTGGTGAAAATGAAACAAT attTAGGGAATCGTTACCTTTGCTTCATGACAAAGTCATGTCTACTGCTGCTGATGCTGCTATTTCCTACTCTATCAAACATAAGAAACAG GTTGCTGCATCAGGTATTCTGGGTGGTATCGTTAAGGGATTAAAAAAGGAATCAAAAAATACAAATGATCCTCCTTCTCTTACAAACTTTCTCCAACTAGAGAGGATATTTTCTCATCCAGTAGTTACCGACTCATCTTTAACCACCTTAGAAtataaggaagaagaagaagtcgaGGAGCTTGATATAG ATGATATCGAAATTGATGAGCCCATATTGCCAGCTGCAACTTCTTCCAATCAGG CAAAGGGGAAAGCGACTGGGAAACTCAAAGACAGTCTGTTTGAAGGCAAGCATATGGATATGAAACCCAAAACCAGAACCCCAGAAGAGATTATGGCAGCATATAGGGGAGCTGAG TATGCGTCTGCTGCTGCTGAACGTGCAAAAAACAAACTTCTGGAACGGCAAGAGAAACTTGAG AGAATCGGCCAAAGAACAGAAGATCTCCGAAATGAAGCAGAAGATTTTGCATCAATGGCTCATGAACTTGCGAAAACAATGGAATCACGTAAGAGGTGGTGGAAGATTTGA
- the LOC141586994 gene encoding selT-like protein: protein MDRMQLLLVGLPLFLFSTDILNLFITNPPPPKPSSNHHHHHNPKPHIPASVVPDFPTQQSNGIGAGLGYGHTVTIDFCSSCSFKGTAVTMKNMLETQFPGIHVALANYPPSPPKRILSKLVPVVQVGVFAAIMAGDQIFPRLGISPPPWYYTLRANRFGTISATWLFGNFIQSSLQSSGAFEVSFDGEQIFSKLREQRFPGEIELRDLIGKRLAGSRIVDGAGGNLWA from the exons ATGGATAGAATGCAGCTACTACTGGTTGGATTACCACTCTTCTTGTTCTCAACAGACATCCTTAATCTCTTCATCACTAATCCCCCTCCTCCTAAACCTTCCTCTAATCACCATCACCACCATAACCCTAAACCCCACATACCTGCTTCTGTCGTCCCCGATTTCCCTACCCAG CAATCTAATGGGATCGGAGCTGGTCTTGGCTATGGTCATACTGTCACCATCGATTTCTGCTCCTCTTGCTCCTTCAA GGGTACTGCTGTGACGATGAAGAATATGCTGGAGACACAATTCCCTGGAATTCATGTTGCTCTTGCAAATTATCCACCTTCACCTCCAAAACGCATCTTGAGCAAACTAGTACCTGTCGTTCAGGTGGGAGTTTTTGCCGCTATTATGGCGGGAGATCAGATCTTTCCTAGATTGGGAATTTCTCCTCCTCCATGGTATTACACTTTACGAGCTAACAGATTCGGGACCATTTCTGCAACCTGGCTTTTTGGGAATTTTATCCAGTCTTCCCTTCAAAGTTCTGGTGCTTTTGAAGTGTCTTTTGATGGAGAACAA ATATTTTCGAAGTTGAGGGAGCAGAGATTTCCAGGTGAAATCGAGTTGAGGGACCTTATTGGCAAAAGGCTTGCTGGTTCAAGAATTGTGGATGGTGCTGGAGGCAACTTGTGGGCTTGA
- the LOC141588357 gene encoding putative receptor-like protein kinase At2g42960: MEASFFKHLHSSGNPIRWSDRLRVATGTAYALSYMHNALSRPVVHRDVQSFSILLDQSFRAKLSNFGYSVTLTPGETTEIGPALGSPGYIDPEYVNTKQVTEKCDVYSFGVETSTGSVSQRKGMKDRL, encoded by the coding sequence ATGGAGGCCTCTTTCTTTAAACATCTCCATTCCAGTGGAAATCCTATAAGATGGTCTGATAGATTAAGGGTCGCAACTGGCACTGCGTATGCTCTATCGTATATGCATAATGCTCTTTCAAGGCCAGTGGTGCACAGGGATGTTCAATCATTCAGTATACTTCTCGATCAGTCATTTCGAGCAAAGTTGTCTAATTTTGGCTACTCGGTAACTCTTACTCCCGGGGAGACAACTGAAATAGGGCCTGCTCTAGGAAGTCCAGGATACATTGATCCTGAGTACGTTAATACTAAGCAAGTGACAGAGAAGTGTGACGTCTATAGTTTCGGGGTTGAAACAAGCACCGGAAGTGTGTCGCAAAGAAAGGGGATGAAGGACCGACTATGA
- the LOC141586996 gene encoding wall-associated receptor kinase-like 4 has protein sequence MNLGMLAKFLFLMDQTKSNNKNSKVVQKFKSKEEYFIENGGILLEKQIALSQGKDIGVGQLKILSKSEIEKATNNYDPGLIVGSFRGATIYKGIFDDKVVAIKTSSKPDPNPELVNLFLTDVSIGMVICHSNMVKIYGCCLETCVPMMVSEFYPNKDLHRYLHGDMAHENLLNWRGRFRVAIDVAYALSCMHNALSKPVVHRDVMSFGILLDSSYHAKLANIGHSVVITPGKKEQRWPVHGTPGYIDPEYIETQEVTEKCDVYSFGVLMLELITSRDPVEMAQCGNDLVDEFVLNVSKHGFKAMIDTILIEEVNIDEIQRFMQLALKCVVKKGVERPTMISVVEELWLIQDQGNHRTESKA, from the coding sequence ATGAATTTGGGTATGTTAGCGAAGTTCCTTTTTCTTATGGATCAAACTAAATCAAATAATAAGAATAGCAAGGTAGTGCAGAAGTTCAAATCCAAGGAGGAGTACTTTATCGAAAATGGCGGTATCTTGTTGGAAAAACAAATTGCTTTGAGCCAAGGCAAAGACATAGGAGTAGGACAGCTGAAAATTTTGTCCAAGAGCGAAATCGAGAAAGCTACTAACAACTATGATCCTGGTCTAATTGTTGGTAGTTTTCGCGGTGCAACTATCTACAAGGGCATATTTGATGACAAGGTGGTAGCaatcaaaacctcttcaaaaccCGACCCAAATCCTGAACTTGTTAATTTGTTCTTGACTGATGTGTCCATTGGAATGGTGATTTGTCATAGCAATATGGTTAAGATCTATGGTTGTTGTCTCGAGACTTGTGTGCCAATGATGGTGTCTGAATTTTATCCAAATAAAGACCTTCACCGATATTTACATGGGGACATGGCACATGAAAATCTATTGAATTGGAGAGGTCGTTTCAGGGTAGCAATTGATGTTGCCTATGCACTCTCTTGTATGCATAACGCCTTGTCAAAGCCAGTGGTTCATAGGGATGTTATGTCATTTGGGATATTACTCGACTCGTCGTACCATGCTAAGCTAGCTAACATTGGCCACTCGGTGGTGATTACTCCCGGGAAGAAGGAACAAAGATGGCCAGTTCATGGGACTCCGGGATACATTGACCCGGAATACATTGAAACTCAAGAGGTTACAGAGAAATGTGATGTCTATAGCTTTGGAGTTTTGATGTTGGAGTTAATAACTTCGAGGGATCCCGTTGAAATGGCTCAGTGTGGGAATGATTTGGTCGATGAGTTTGTTTTGAATGTGAGCAAACATGGTTTTAAGGCCATGATAGACACGATTCTCATTGAGGAAGTTAATATCGATGAGATCCAAAGGTTTATGCAACTTGCCTTGAAATGTGTGGTAAAAAAAGGGGTGGAACGACCGACCATGATAAGCGTTGTTGAAGAGCTATGGTTGATCCAAGATCAGGGGAACCACAGAACTGAAAGTAAAGCCTAG